One stretch of Sporocytophaga myxococcoides DSM 11118 DNA includes these proteins:
- a CDS encoding carcinine hydrolase/isopenicillin-N N-acyltransferase family protein yields the protein MRILFYKITWLLIFTLIYCNTNACSILYYVDPATGKIYVANNEDYWYDIKPYIEILPSSKNEYARLWYGWDNFAQGGVNEYGLFFDGAATPEEPAIDGYSKPKGNLGDRIISKCKTVTEAIDLLEQEKIALTNGHLFLGDKTGNAAVVEWANGKRNLVFIKDNVLLATNFLLTDTTKGNYPCQRYNAMEKDISYIKENNETVNLKRIGNVAAKAVQLPSENKENQTAGTLYSTFIDITDMEFVLIYKLDNSKVTHFDLKEEFNNNKKQKIKLY from the coding sequence ATGAGAATATTATTTTACAAAATAACATGGCTTCTTATCTTCACATTGATTTATTGTAATACCAATGCTTGCTCTATATTGTATTATGTTGATCCTGCAACTGGTAAGATTTATGTTGCCAATAATGAGGATTATTGGTATGACATAAAGCCATATATCGAAATTCTTCCCAGTTCAAAGAACGAATATGCCAGGTTATGGTATGGATGGGACAATTTTGCACAAGGTGGTGTAAATGAATATGGATTATTTTTTGATGGAGCGGCTACTCCTGAGGAGCCTGCAATAGATGGGTATAGTAAACCAAAAGGGAATCTGGGTGATAGAATTATATCTAAATGTAAAACGGTAACCGAAGCCATTGATTTATTAGAGCAGGAAAAAATTGCATTAACTAATGGACACTTATTTTTGGGTGATAAGACAGGTAATGCTGCTGTGGTAGAATGGGCAAATGGAAAACGAAATTTGGTTTTCATTAAGGACAATGTATTGTTGGCTACAAACTTTCTTTTGACTGATACTACCAAAGGAAATTATCCATGTCAACGATACAATGCAATGGAGAAAGACATAAGTTATATAAAAGAAAATAACGAAACTGTTAATTTAAAGAGAATAGGAAACGTCGCAGCGAAGGCTGTTCAGTTGCCTTCAGAAAATAAAGAAAATCAAACAGCAGGAACACTCTATTCTACGTTCATTGATATTACAGATATGGAGTTTGTTTTAATCTACAAACTTGACAACTCTAAGGTTACACATTTTGACTTAAAAGAAGAGTTTAATAACAATAAGAAACAAAAAATCA
- a CDS encoding ion channel yields MEQGSENKSEKCNKHPFTTQYKIEELGFGSSPETENERLIFHDGRFNVRRSGIMLYGNNNSLYHWFTSADWATFTIAIIILYLVFNLFFTGLYYIAGIEGVVRRPGLNTIEKFFEVFFFSSQTLTTVGYGRVSPLGLGANLVAFFESLTGLMCFAVATGIMYGRFSMPNVKLLSSDQALIAPYKGQKSFQFRIANARKNQLLDAEVQLIFSWVDASCDRPIRKFNNLKLEINKINFFPLNWTVVHVIDSESPIQGWTKEDLEESNVEFLVLFKAFDDVYSQVVHSRVSYKHNEIVWGAVFESMFQTDRHGETLLEMKKISNYTLIKPNDLFDQL; encoded by the coding sequence ATGGAGCAAGGTTCCGAGAATAAATCAGAAAAATGCAATAAACACCCCTTTACTACTCAATATAAAATTGAAGAATTAGGATTTGGTAGTTCTCCTGAAACAGAGAACGAACGTCTGATATTCCATGACGGTAGATTTAATGTGAGAAGATCAGGGATAATGCTGTATGGTAATAATAATAGTCTGTATCACTGGTTTACTTCTGCTGATTGGGCTACGTTTACTATTGCCATTATCATTCTTTACCTGGTTTTTAATTTGTTCTTTACTGGCCTTTACTATATCGCTGGGATAGAGGGCGTCGTAAGAAGGCCAGGCTTAAATACCATTGAAAAGTTTTTCGAGGTATTCTTCTTTTCGTCTCAAACATTGACGACAGTGGGATATGGAAGAGTGAGTCCATTGGGATTAGGTGCTAACCTGGTTGCTTTTTTTGAGTCTCTTACCGGCTTGATGTGCTTTGCAGTGGCCACTGGTATCATGTACGGTCGTTTCTCTATGCCTAATGTAAAACTACTTTCCAGCGACCAGGCGTTAATAGCGCCTTATAAGGGTCAGAAATCATTTCAGTTCAGAATTGCCAATGCTCGTAAAAATCAATTACTGGACGCTGAGGTGCAACTGATTTTTTCTTGGGTAGATGCTTCGTGTGATAGACCAATACGGAAATTTAATAATCTTAAACTAGAAATTAATAAAATCAATTTCTTCCCATTAAACTGGACAGTGGTTCATGTTATTGATTCAGAAAGTCCTATTCAGGGCTGGACCAAAGAGGATCTGGAAGAATCTAATGTTGAATTTCTTGTTTTGTTTAAGGCTTTTGATGATGTATACAGTCAGGTCGTGCACTCGAGGGTTTCGTACAAACATAACGAAATCGTTTGGGGAGCCGTTTTTGAATCCATGTTTCAAACTGACAGGCATGGTGAAACATTGCTTGAAATGAAGAAAATAAGCAATTACACCCTGATAAAACCAAATGATCTTTTCGATCAGTTATAG